The DNA window GTGAAATCCGATGGTTGAAAATTACTTACGCTCAACGGGATTCTATCATGTTTTTAGAATTGGGTTGATAAGAGAATTTTACCCCTTATTAGCTGCTTTGGTAGAAATGTGGAGGCCAGAAACTCATTCGTTTGTATTGCCGGTGGGTGAGATTACTATAACACTGGAAGATGTCGCTCATATATTTGTCTTACCCATTGATGGAGAGCCTGTGAGCGGATGGAAAGATAGTAGTAGCGACTTCGTACAGAGTCAGAGCATCGCGATATTCGGTCACCAACCGGCTCTCAGTAGTTCTTCAAAATCTTATATTAAGTTGGGTTGGGTTCGGACTATTAGAGACGTAGAGCCATTGGATACCGATGAGTCTATTAAAAGATATGTCAGATGCCAGATATTTTGTTTGTTGGGTTCAACCCTATTCACGGATAAGTCGACCGCATATGCCCATGCGAAGTATCTACCCTTGCTTCGCGATTTCAAGCGGATCCATACTTATAGTTGGGGGTCAGCATGTCTCGCGCATCTTTACAGAGCATTATGTCGTGCATCACGATATGATACTAAGGAGATGAATGACCCTCTTAATTTGTTGTTTGTTTGGACATGGGAGCGACTGTCGTGTATTGCGCCCGTACCCAGACAGTCCCTTCCACCAGCTGAGATACCAGTTGCCATGAGGTAACAATTCCTATTTTAGTCTTGCATTATATTGAGAATGCATATTTGATTGGCGTaatatgttttttaattttttcgatgAACCATGTTTCAGGTGGAGTCATTCGCATTAGAGCAAAGTTTGGTTATCGAAGACCGTAGAGGTATTTAGACAGGAGATAGACAACATGGATGAGGTAAATATTTAAGGGTCATGTGATTATCGTATCCAAACACTAAAATTATCGTATCCAAACATTAATATTCTAATATTATCTAGCAGTTTGTGTGGCGGCCGTACGAAGGGTTGATCATACCCGATGAGTTACATGGACACCTTGAGGTGTGTGACATCGTTGCTCTGTTATTGTCATTCGAGTGTGTCGAATGGCATCCTGCGAATCGAGTGATGCATCAGTTTGGCTATGCACAACGCCCCCCGGGTGGTAGCAAGAGAAATTCCACTGAGAGAGCATTGCATCACTCTTCGTGGAGTGCAGCTTTATGACTGGACAGTTTTACATGAAAGATGGATAGAGGAATGGGGCAACTGCCGTAACACTCGGTTACGGGATCTACACCCCCTTCCGACTTGGGACTTTAGACCGTCGGTAGAGTACCGGGATTGGTACGTGGGTCTGTACGGACATACGCTGAGATTGTCTGAGCACATTCCTCAGCATCCACAGCCACATCAACCAGTCCCACGGCCACCAGCACCACAGCCAGCACCTCAGGGACCACCTCAGTATGCAGTGTTTGAGCATTTTCTTATTATATACCACAGACACCAGACCACAGTCATGGTAGCCATGATAGTCACCACAGCCAGTACAGCCACCACAGTCAGTCCAGTGATCACGGCGAGGCCAGTTATCACAGTAGGCGTAGTCAGCATAGCGGGCACTGTCAGCACAGTCGGCACTCTCAGCAGCGTCAGTCCAGCCAACACTCTCAGCACAGCCAGCATGGTCAGTCCAGCCGGCACTTTCAACATAGCCAGCATGGTCAGTCCAGCCGACACTTTTAGCACAGCCAACAGGGTCAGTCCAGTCAGCACTCTCAGCTCATACTGTACATTCTGCCCGGATAGGAATGGATTGACTTTCCGTCAGTCCCATGGCAGATTCCCGTAGACGGTCATGAAGATCATCAAATACAATAATGGGTCAACGCTGGTTTGAGTGGTTGTCCAGATCTTACCAGTATGCCTTCACCAGCAGAGGTAGATGATCCACATCGTGCATCAATAGATATGGCGGCTGGTATGCGGGGTTCTGCTTCTGATCGCACCTCAGAGTGGGTGTCTTGTGATAGTGGGTTCATTGAGCCGCATGCGGTCTTTGAGGTTGTTGATGAGTTCAACTCCGGTGCATCTGCACCTACAAAAGTAGGTGGGTTCGCCACTCAGGCAGAGGCAGGTGGATCGGCTTCTTCGGCTATCGATGACTCCGTCCAGGGTCATCTGTGTGACCTACGGGTGGAACGAAATCCACCTGATAGGTATACTCCGTCGCGATTCGGTCAGGGCATCATGGGTAAGGGCTGAACTGGTTGGATCGAAAGAAGTGAATGTAACAGtttgttaatctttttttagaatttagtaTTGTTTTAGAAGTAACTGAATGTAACTCTTAGTTAATCTGTTGTATGTTTACCTAATCGAAATTCAAAATATGGTCTCAGGATTAAGTGAATATAATTCTTCGTTAATCTTTTGTATGTTTACCTCACAAAGGGATTATATGGTAACATTAACCTAACAATACAAACACAACAAACGAGAAAAACATTAATGGATAaagccaaatttaaaaatacaaatacgaCAAACTAGAATAACATTAATGGATAAAAGAACCCTAAACATACAAACACAAAGGCCATATTAGTTCTAGGAACCACCATCGTCACCAGCACCACTCGGTCCAGTACGCTGAGGACATCGGCTCCGACTATGACCCTGTCTACCACAGAGACGACATATCTGAGGACCACGCATATCCTGTGAGTCCATTTTATTCAGGTATCGAGTCAACTTGGGACAACCTTTCGATGTTCTCCTCAAGGCGGGATTAGCGACCAATGTGGATCCCTGATAAGAAGGCCATGTCTTTGCATCGCCTAATGGTACAAACTCAAATCTGTAGACCTTACAAACCTCTGTTATCCTGTACACATCATGCACATACAACTACCAATTGAGTCGCTGGTTTGCATAACAAGCAATAACATGTCGACATGGTAGTCGTTCTACCTGAAAGTGTCCACAGTCACACGTTTGCCGCGTAAGATCAACTACCAACACCTCTCCATTAGGCATTTCACGAACCTCAAACACCTCGTTCCGTCTATCAAATCGGTGCACAACTATATTTCCAGCACGTTGCATGTTTGCTTCTATCCGTTGTTGTGCAAATACAGAGTAATTAAATCCAGCACGCTTGTATTCGTGAGTCTCGGCACTCTTCCGCA is part of the Arachis duranensis cultivar V14167 chromosome 1, aradu.V14167.gnm2.J7QH, whole genome shotgun sequence genome and encodes:
- the LOC127745635 gene encoding serine/threonine-protein phosphatase 7 long form homolog, producing MWRPETHSFVLPVGEITITLEDVAHIFVLPIDGEPVSGWKDSSSDFVQSQSIAIFGHQPALSSSSKSYIKLGWVRTIRDVEPLDTDESIKRYVRCQIFCLLGSTLFTDKSTAYAHAKYLPLLRDFKRIHTYSWGSACLAHLYRALCRASRYDTKEMNDPLNLLFVWTWERLSCIAPVPRQSLPPAEIPVAMRWSHSH